From Dasypus novemcinctus isolate mDasNov1 chromosome 8, mDasNov1.1.hap2, whole genome shotgun sequence, the proteins below share one genomic window:
- the CTSL gene encoding procathepsin L, producing MNPSLFLTALSLGIASAAPTLDSRLDAQWQQWKATHQRLYGMNEEGWRRAVWEKNMKRIERHNLAYNLGQQSFTMGMNAFGDMTNEEFRQVMNGYQKQLNRKGKVFFDFPSEVPKSVDWREKGYVTPVKNQGECGSCWAFSAVGALEGQMFRKTGKLISLSEQNLVDCSQAEGNHGCNGGLMDNAFQYVQDNRGLDSEDSYPYVGRDMRCRYKPEYAAANDTGFVDIPKRERALMKAVATIGPVSVAIDAGHESFQFYKSGVYYEPDCSSEDLDHGVLVVGYGFEGTDSDNNKYWLIKNSWGEKWGMEGYIKMARDRENHCGIATAASYPTV from the exons ATGAATCCTTCGCTCTTTCTGACTGCCCTTAGCTTGGGAATAGCCTCAGCTGCTCCAACATTGGATTCACGTTTAGATGCACAATGGCAGCAGTGGAAAGCAACGCACCAGAGGCTATATGGCATG AATGAAGAAGGTTGGCGGAGAGCGGTATGGGAGAAGAATATGAAAAGGATTGAACGGCACAACCTGGCGTACAACCTAGGGCAACAGAGCTTCACGATGGGAATGAACGCCTTCGGTGACATG accAATGAAGAATTCAGGCAGGTGATGAATGGCTATCAAAAGCAGCTCAACAGGAAGGGGAAAGTATTCTTTGACTTCCCCTCTGAAGTGCCCAAGTCTGTGGATTGGAGGGAGAAAGGCTACGTGACTCCTGTGAAGAATCAG GGTGAGTGTGGCTCCTGTTGGGCTTTCAGCGCGGTCGGGGCCCTTGAGGGACAGATGTTCCGGAAGACGGGCAAGCTTATCTCCCTCAGTGAGCAGAACCTGGTGGACTGCTCTCAGGCCGAGGGCAACCACGGCTGCAACGGGGGCCTCATGGACAATGCTTTCCAGTATGTCCAGGACAACAGGGGCCTTGACTCCGAGGACTCCTATCCCTACGTCGGAAGG GACATGCGCTGCCGCTACAAGCCCGAGTACGCCGCCGCCAACGACACGGGCTTCGTGGACATCCCTAAGCGAGAGAGAGCGCTCATGAAGGCGGTGGCGACCATTGGCCCCGTCTCTGTCGCCATCGATGCCGGCCATGAGTCCTTCCAGTTCTATAAGTCAG GTGTTTATTATGAACCAGACTGCAGCAGCGAAGATCTGGATCACGGGGTTCTGGTGGTTGGCTATGGCTTTGAAGGAACAGACTCTGATAACAACAAATATTGGCTCATCAAGAACAG CTGGGGTGAAAAGTGGGGCATGGAAGGCTACATCAAGATGGCCAGAGACCGGGAAAACCACTGTGGGATCGCCACGGCAGCCAGCTACCCCACCGTGTGA